Proteins from one Gossypium raimondii isolate GPD5lz chromosome 8, ASM2569854v1, whole genome shotgun sequence genomic window:
- the LOC105790477 gene encoding probable inactive protein kinase At3g63330 isoform X7 produces MLKYILKKRFGRGSYGEVWLSFSWNCHHGSDASRWGEENKTTNFGDIHFDTYGSSSRCNTSRNDSHVGSSDGNLFILKRIMVERGASVYLSGLREKYFGEVFLNASRNLGSFPSGEVSEPFLEESQSGYGDTLDANLELGITLSPENIYLNKSGFHGAAFEEGLNHIARYVESFESRSNEIWLVFHYEGMSLSKLMYTMEEAVHNAAEESDEEVKQVRVLRPSKWWHWLRTTEEGQEEMRNLIWQLLVALKSCHDRNITHRDIKPENMVICFEDQKTGRCLREIPNEDKNFTTRMRIIDFGSSIDGFTLKHLYGSAGPSRSEQTHDYSPPEALLNASWYQGPTSTSLKYDMWSVGVVILEMILGTPNVFQISALTRTLLDHHIEGWNEDMKELAYKLRSFMELCILITGSSSKHHHAMNQAGMSPASWKCSEEFFSRQIRSRDPLKLGFPNVWALRLVRDLLRWDPGDRLSVDYALRHPYFQPHKS; encoded by the exons ATGTTAAA GTATATTCTAAAGAAAAGATTTGGTCGTGGTTCTTACGGTGAGGTATGGTTGTCGTTTAGTTGGAATTGTCATCATGGCAGTGATGCTTCAAGATGGGGTGAAGAAAACAAGACTACCAATTTTGGTGATATTCATTTTGATACATATGGCAGTAGTTCACGTTGTAATACATCTAGGAATGATAGTCATGTTGGTTCTTCTGATGGCAACCTGTTTATTCTGAAACGCATAATG GTGGAGAGAGGGGCTTCTGTTTACTTAAGTGGTCTAAGAGAGAAGTACTTTGGTGAAGTTTTCTTAAATGCCTCTAGAAACCTTGGAAGTTTTCCATCGGGTGAAGTATCGGAACCTTTCTTAGAGGAATCACAATCTGGTTATGGTGACACATTAGATGCAAATTTAGAATTAGGAATCACTTTGAGTCCTGAAAATATATATCTGAACAAATCTGGATTTCACGGGGCTGCTTTTGAAGAAGGTTTGAACCATATTGCAAGATATGTTGAGTCATTTGAATCACGGTCTAATGAAATATGGCTTGTATTTCATTATGAGGGCATGTCACTATCAAAGCTTATGTATACCATGGAAGAAGCCGTACATAATGCAGCTGAAGAAAGCGATGAAGAAGTAAAACAAGTTCGCGTATTGCGTCCATCAAAATGGTGGCATTGGTTGAGGACAACAGAAGAAGGACAAGAAGAAATGCGCAATCTTATTTGGCAATTG TTGGTTGCACTGAAGTCCTGTCACGATCGCAATATTACCCACAGGGATATCAAACCTG AGAACATGGTTATATGCTTTGAGGACCAAAAAACTGGAAGATGCTTGAGAGAAATTCCAAATGAAGATAAGAATTTTACCACTAGAAT GCGCATCATTGACTTTGGAAGTTCAATAGATGGGTTTACACTGAAGCATTTATACGGATCAGCTGGACCTTCTAG ATCTGAGCAAACTCATGATTATAGTCCACCTGAAGCTCTTCTTAATGCTAGTTGGTATCAAGGGCCCACTAGCACTTCTTTGAA ATATGATATGTGGAGCGTAGGTGTAGTGATCTTAGAGATGATCTTGGGGACACCAAATGTATTTCAGATAAGTGCTCTGACACGCACTCTTCTAGATCATCATATCGAGGGTTGGAACGAAGACATGAAGGAGCTTGCTTATAA GCTTAGATCCTTCATGGAATTGTGCATTCTAATCACTGGGAGTTCCTCCAAACATCATCATGCGATGAACCAA GCTGGCATGTCACCTGCTTCTTGGAAATGCTCTGAAGAATTTTTTTCCCGTCAAATACGGAGTAGAGACCCTCTGAAGCTTGG ATTTCCAAATGTTTGGGCTTTGCGGTTAGTGCGTGACTTGTTACGCTGGGACCCT ggCGATCGATTAAGTGTTGACTATGCTTTGAGGCATCCGTATTTCCAACCTCACAAAAGTTGA
- the LOC105790477 gene encoding probable inactive protein kinase At3g63330 isoform X6, producing MSGGPLNVYNDRSLCLNFGMTVDGANDQCVNPEGFTSFLGFLESIPFHDTSSSYGTEEYPMPDSRYILKKRFGRGSYGEVWLSFSWNCHHGSDASRWGEENKTTNFGDIHFDTYGSSSRCNTSRNDSHVGSSDGNLFILKRIMVERGASVYLSGLREKYFGEVFLNASRNLGSFPSGEVSEPFLEESQSGYGDTLDANLELGITLSPENIYLNKSGFHGAAFEEGLNHIARYVESFESRSNEIWLVFHYEGMSLSKLMYTMEEAVHNAAEESDEEVKQVRVLRPSKWWHWLRTTEEGQEEMRNLIWQLLVALKSCHDRNITHRDIKPENMVICFEDQKTGRCLREIPNEDKNFTTRMRIIDFGSSIDGFTLKHLYGSAGPSRSEQTHDYSPPEALLNASWYQGPTSTSLKYDMWSVGVVILEMILGTPNVFQISALTRTLLDHHIEGWNEDMKELAYKLRSFMELCILITGSSSKHHHAMNQAGMSPASWKCSEEFFSRQIRSRDPLKLGFPNVWALRLVRDLLRWDPGDRLSVDYALRHPYFQPHKS from the exons aTGTCAGGTGGACCTTTAAATGTGTACAATGACCGGAGTTTATGCTTAAACTTTGGGATGACTGTTGATGGAGCTAATGATCAATGCGTAAATCCTGAGGGCTTCACTAGTTTCCTTGGTTTTCTTGAATCCATACCCTTCCATGATACTAGTTCAAGTTATGGGACAGAGGAGTATCCAATGCCAGACTCTAG GTATATTCTAAAGAAAAGATTTGGTCGTGGTTCTTACGGTGAGGTATGGTTGTCGTTTAGTTGGAATTGTCATCATGGCAGTGATGCTTCAAGATGGGGTGAAGAAAACAAGACTACCAATTTTGGTGATATTCATTTTGATACATATGGCAGTAGTTCACGTTGTAATACATCTAGGAATGATAGTCATGTTGGTTCTTCTGATGGCAACCTGTTTATTCTGAAACGCATAATG GTGGAGAGAGGGGCTTCTGTTTACTTAAGTGGTCTAAGAGAGAAGTACTTTGGTGAAGTTTTCTTAAATGCCTCTAGAAACCTTGGAAGTTTTCCATCGGGTGAAGTATCGGAACCTTTCTTAGAGGAATCACAATCTGGTTATGGTGACACATTAGATGCAAATTTAGAATTAGGAATCACTTTGAGTCCTGAAAATATATATCTGAACAAATCTGGATTTCACGGGGCTGCTTTTGAAGAAGGTTTGAACCATATTGCAAGATATGTTGAGTCATTTGAATCACGGTCTAATGAAATATGGCTTGTATTTCATTATGAGGGCATGTCACTATCAAAGCTTATGTATACCATGGAAGAAGCCGTACATAATGCAGCTGAAGAAAGCGATGAAGAAGTAAAACAAGTTCGCGTATTGCGTCCATCAAAATGGTGGCATTGGTTGAGGACAACAGAAGAAGGACAAGAAGAAATGCGCAATCTTATTTGGCAATTG TTGGTTGCACTGAAGTCCTGTCACGATCGCAATATTACCCACAGGGATATCAAACCTG AGAACATGGTTATATGCTTTGAGGACCAAAAAACTGGAAGATGCTTGAGAGAAATTCCAAATGAAGATAAGAATTTTACCACTAGAAT GCGCATCATTGACTTTGGAAGTTCAATAGATGGGTTTACACTGAAGCATTTATACGGATCAGCTGGACCTTCTAG ATCTGAGCAAACTCATGATTATAGTCCACCTGAAGCTCTTCTTAATGCTAGTTGGTATCAAGGGCCCACTAGCACTTCTTTGAA ATATGATATGTGGAGCGTAGGTGTAGTGATCTTAGAGATGATCTTGGGGACACCAAATGTATTTCAGATAAGTGCTCTGACACGCACTCTTCTAGATCATCATATCGAGGGTTGGAACGAAGACATGAAGGAGCTTGCTTATAA GCTTAGATCCTTCATGGAATTGTGCATTCTAATCACTGGGAGTTCCTCCAAACATCATCATGCGATGAACCAA GCTGGCATGTCACCTGCTTCTTGGAAATGCTCTGAAGAATTTTTTTCCCGTCAAATACGGAGTAGAGACCCTCTGAAGCTTGG ATTTCCAAATGTTTGGGCTTTGCGGTTAGTGCGTGACTTGTTACGCTGGGACCCT ggCGATCGATTAAGTGTTGACTATGCTTTGAGGCATCCGTATTTCCAACCTCACAAAAGTTGA